A single region of the Candidatus Reconcilbacillus cellulovorans genome encodes:
- a CDS encoding sialate O-acetylesterase yields MRLSPLFSDGVVLQRDADVKIWGEARPGEKIVVVCGEATGETVADGEGRWEVALGALRAGGPYEMTVLAGDEKRTIRDVLVGDVWVLGGQSNMELPVRRTLDLFAEEVRNVHLPQVRQFAVPLVYDFHGPRRDVDGGRWIAATGGDVLDFSAAGFFFAKELWERFGVPVGLILTAVGGTPVEAWMSEPTLRRLGGYEALLDRCKDDVYVSETRRKDEERTQCWHRELNERDSGLREGWFRTEWVEAGWETFEVPGSWRGTHLESFRGAVWFRKTIEVPPVMAEGEALLKLGTIVDADETYVNGTLVGTTGYRYPPRRYRIPPGVLKPGVNTIAIRVVSTHNPLEFVEDMPYELVSGGLKLDLKGTWRYRTGAEAAELKPPTFFQYMPAGVYNGMIEPLRRYAVKGVLWYQGESNTHQPERYGALFREMVRDWRRLWGRDDLPWIYVQLANYAVDDGGRHGWARLRDEQRRCLDIPGTAMATAVDIGEANDLHPQDKKTLGHRLALCARKIVYGEDVVHSGPLFARMEREGRAIRLFFDHVGGGLVARGGEPLSGFEVCGPDGVFRPARAAIEEDGRTVTVWCDEVLEPVHVRYAWANNPEGANLYNREGLPASPFTTEGGEENRHD; encoded by the coding sequence ATGAGGCTGTCGCCTTTGTTCAGCGACGGTGTCGTGTTGCAGCGCGACGCGGATGTGAAAATCTGGGGCGAGGCCCGGCCCGGCGAAAAAATCGTCGTGGTCTGCGGCGAAGCCACCGGCGAAACGGTTGCGGACGGCGAAGGACGTTGGGAAGTCGCGCTCGGCGCGCTTCGGGCGGGCGGGCCTTACGAGATGACGGTCCTGGCCGGAGACGAGAAACGGACGATCCGCGACGTGCTCGTCGGCGACGTCTGGGTGCTCGGCGGACAATCCAATATGGAATTGCCGGTGCGGCGCACGCTGGATTTGTTCGCCGAGGAGGTTCGGAACGTTCATCTGCCGCAGGTGCGCCAGTTCGCGGTGCCGCTCGTGTACGATTTTCACGGCCCGCGGCGGGACGTCGACGGCGGCAGGTGGATCGCCGCGACGGGCGGGGATGTGCTCGATTTCAGCGCTGCCGGGTTTTTTTTCGCGAAGGAGCTTTGGGAGCGGTTCGGCGTGCCCGTCGGGCTGATCCTGACGGCCGTCGGTGGGACGCCGGTCGAGGCGTGGATGAGCGAACCGACGTTGCGCCGGCTGGGGGGTTACGAGGCGCTTCTGGATCGCTGCAAAGACGACGTTTATGTTTCGGAGACGCGGCGAAAGGACGAGGAGCGGACGCAGTGCTGGCACCGCGAGCTGAACGAGCGGGATTCCGGCCTGCGGGAAGGCTGGTTTCGCACTGAATGGGTCGAAGCGGGTTGGGAGACGTTCGAGGTCCCGGGGTCGTGGCGCGGCACGCATCTGGAATCGTTTCGCGGGGCGGTCTGGTTCCGGAAGACGATCGAAGTGCCACCGGTGATGGCCGAAGGCGAAGCGCTGCTCAAGCTCGGCACGATCGTCGACGCCGATGAAACGTACGTCAACGGGACGCTCGTCGGGACGACGGGATACCGCTATCCGCCGCGGCGTTACCGGATTCCGCCGGGCGTTTTGAAGCCGGGCGTCAATACGATCGCCATCCGCGTCGTGTCCACGCACAATCCGCTGGAGTTCGTCGAGGACATGCCCTACGAGCTCGTATCCGGCGGGCTGAAGCTGGATCTGAAGGGGACGTGGCGGTACCGTACGGGAGCGGAAGCCGCCGAGTTGAAGCCGCCGACGTTTTTCCAGTACATGCCGGCCGGTGTATACAACGGCATGATCGAGCCTTTGCGGCGGTACGCCGTCAAAGGGGTGTTATGGTATCAGGGCGAGTCGAATACGCACCAGCCTGAGCGGTACGGCGCGCTTTTCCGGGAAATGGTGCGGGACTGGCGCAGGCTGTGGGGACGCGACGACTTGCCGTGGATTTACGTGCAGCTCGCCAATTACGCGGTCGACGACGGGGGACGGCACGGATGGGCCCGGCTGCGCGACGAGCAACGGCGTTGCCTGGACATCCCCGGCACGGCGATGGCGACGGCGGTGGACATCGGCGAAGCGAACGATCTGCATCCGCAGGACAAAAAGACGCTCGGACACCGGTTGGCGCTGTGCGCGCGGAAGATCGTTTACGGCGAGGACGTCGTGCACAGCGGTCCGCTGTTTGCGCGGATGGAGCGGGAGGGACGCGCAATCCGGCTGTTTTTCGATCATGTCGGCGGCGGCCTTGTCGCGCGCGGCGGGGAACCGCTGTCGGGTTTCGAGGTGTGCGGTCCGGACGGCGTGTTTCGCCCGGCGCGGGCGGCGATTGAGGAGGACGGGCGGACCGTAACGGTGTGGTGCGACGAAGTGCTGGAACCGGTGCACGTCCGTTACGCGTGGGCAAACAACCCGGAGGGCGCGAATCTGTACAATCGCGAAGGCTTGCCGGCGTCGCCGTTTACGACGGAGGGAGGGGAGGAGAACCGCCATGACTGA
- a CDS encoding ABC transporter substrate-binding protein codes for MKLDFKRSALLLLASVLALSAAACGKSGDDGKTTTDSGASSPSPSTGAQADNTPITFTFFSSDPSPNWNNMQDEVGKVITEKTGVTLKAEFSTGNEDKVALIAASGNYPDLISPKNGASLLVNAGALLDLTELIEKHAPNLKKVYGPYMKRLRWSNEDPSIYILPTYAGVNHTAFDEGGVFHLQHAVVKELGYPQIRTVKDFENAIRQYKEKHPTIDGQPTIGLSLIADNWRIMISVTNPAFFATGASDDGEYYIDPKTYEAKLHYRRPEEKEYFRWLNHLNAIGLLDPESFVQKEDQYKAKIASGRVLGLIDATWGFADAVNSLKAAGKFERTYGHYPVTLNESFKAANLQDTGFMAGWGVGITKSCKDPVRAIKFLDWLASEEGQILINWGIEGKHYKVENGKRVIPPDVLEKKTNDAANFARTTGIGLYNLLSAHYGDGVKDSTGNYFTTNFPEQIQAGYSPIEKEVLAAYGKTTWKDFFPPASEFPVKPWGAAWNIPVDSDSELNVLFKKTQEIVWKRIPQVILAKPEEFDKLWDEFMKDLIDAGVEKQEKLYTELVKARVKLWNE; via the coding sequence ATGAAATTGGATTTCAAACGTTCGGCACTACTGCTGCTGGCTTCCGTGCTCGCGCTTTCGGCGGCGGCTTGCGGAAAATCCGGCGACGACGGCAAGACGACGACGGATTCCGGTGCTTCCTCGCCTTCGCCTTCGACCGGAGCGCAGGCGGACAATACGCCGATTACGTTTACGTTTTTCAGCTCGGACCCGAGTCCGAACTGGAACAACATGCAGGACGAAGTCGGCAAGGTGATCACCGAGAAAACCGGGGTCACGCTGAAAGCGGAGTTCAGCACGGGCAATGAGGACAAAGTCGCGCTCATCGCGGCAAGCGGCAATTATCCCGATCTCATCTCGCCGAAAAACGGGGCGAGCCTGCTCGTCAACGCCGGCGCCCTGCTCGATCTGACCGAGTTGATCGAAAAACACGCGCCGAACCTGAAAAAAGTCTACGGACCGTATATGAAGCGGTTGCGTTGGAGCAACGAAGATCCGTCGATCTATATTTTGCCGACGTACGCCGGTGTCAACCATACGGCATTCGACGAAGGCGGCGTTTTCCACTTGCAGCATGCGGTCGTAAAGGAGCTGGGTTACCCTCAGATCCGTACGGTGAAAGATTTTGAAAACGCCATCCGGCAGTACAAGGAAAAACATCCGACGATCGACGGACAGCCGACGATCGGCCTGTCGCTCATCGCGGACAACTGGCGAATCATGATCTCGGTGACGAACCCGGCGTTTTTCGCGACCGGCGCGTCCGACGACGGCGAATACTACATCGATCCGAAGACGTACGAAGCGAAACTGCACTACCGCCGCCCGGAGGAAAAGGAATATTTCCGCTGGCTGAACCATCTGAATGCAATCGGCCTGCTTGATCCAGAAAGCTTCGTACAAAAAGAAGACCAGTACAAGGCCAAAATCGCCAGCGGGCGCGTGCTCGGCCTGATCGACGCGACCTGGGGCTTTGCCGATGCGGTCAACTCGCTGAAGGCGGCCGGCAAGTTCGAGCGGACGTATGGGCATTACCCCGTCACGTTGAACGAATCGTTTAAGGCGGCCAATTTACAGGACACCGGTTTTATGGCCGGCTGGGGGGTCGGCATCACGAAAAGCTGCAAAGATCCGGTCCGCGCGATCAAGTTTCTCGATTGGCTCGCTTCGGAGGAAGGGCAAATTCTGATCAACTGGGGCATCGAGGGCAAGCATTATAAGGTAGAAAACGGAAAGCGCGTAATTCCACCGGATGTTCTGGAGAAAAAGACGAATGACGCGGCCAATTTCGCGAGGACGACCGGCATCGGCCTGTACAACCTGCTGTCGGCGCATTACGGCGACGGCGTGAAAGACTCGACGGGCAACTATTTTACGACGAACTTCCCGGAACAGATTCAAGCCGGCTATTCGCCGATCGAGAAAGAAGTGCTCGCCGCCTACGGCAAGACGACGTGGAAAGATTTCTTCCCGCCGGCGAGCGAGTTCCCGGTCAAACCGTGGGGCGCGGCGTGGAACATTCCGGTCGACAGCGACTCCGAGCTGAACGTGCTGTTCAAGAAGACGCAGGAGATCGTCTGGAAGCGGATTCCGCAAGTCATTCTCGCCAAGCCGGAAGAATTCGACAAGTTGTGGGACGAGTTCATGAAGGACTTGATCGACGCCGGCGTCGAGAAGCAGGAGAAGCTATACACCGAGCTGGTGAAGGCGCGCGTCAAGCTGTGGAATGAGTAA
- a CDS encoding sugar ABC transporter permease, producing MRSASDRLFDACNVVLMTLVAIVTVYPFLNVLAISLNESLDTVRGGIYLWPRKFTLANYEAIFSFGGLLVGLRNSVLRTVIGAVLGVFSASMLAYALSRRDFSARRPISVFLALTMYFSGGLIPTYILMRDLGLLGTFWVYVLPGLVNAFNVFVVRSYIDGLPFALQEAAKMDGASDWTIYWRVVLPLSKPVLATIALFVAVGQWNSWFDTYLYNGSEEHLTTLQYELMKVLQSTMTGNEQSYRGRNMTEVMATVSPESVKMAITIVVTVPILFVYPFLQRYFVKGMTLGAVKS from the coding sequence GTGAGAAGCGCGTCCGACCGTTTGTTCGACGCTTGCAACGTCGTGCTGATGACGCTCGTTGCGATCGTGACGGTATATCCGTTCTTGAACGTGCTGGCGATTTCGCTCAACGAGTCGCTGGATACGGTGCGCGGCGGCATCTATCTGTGGCCGCGCAAGTTCACGCTGGCCAACTATGAGGCGATTTTTTCGTTCGGAGGGCTGCTCGTCGGCCTGCGCAATTCGGTACTGCGCACGGTGATCGGCGCGGTGCTCGGCGTGTTCAGCGCTTCGATGCTCGCCTATGCGCTCAGCCGGCGCGATTTTTCGGCCCGCCGGCCGATTTCGGTGTTTCTCGCGCTGACGATGTATTTTTCCGGTGGGCTTATCCCGACGTACATTCTGATGCGCGACCTCGGCCTGCTCGGTACGTTCTGGGTATACGTGCTGCCGGGGCTCGTCAATGCGTTCAACGTGTTCGTCGTCCGGTCGTATATCGATGGCTTGCCGTTTGCTTTACAGGAAGCGGCGAAAATGGACGGGGCGAGCGACTGGACGATTTACTGGCGCGTCGTTCTGCCGTTGTCGAAGCCGGTGCTGGCGACGATCGCGCTCTTCGTCGCCGTCGGCCAATGGAATTCGTGGTTCGATACGTATCTGTACAACGGTTCGGAAGAACATCTGACGACGCTGCAATATGAGCTGATGAAAGTGTTGCAGAGCACGATGACCGGCAACGAGCAGTCGTATCGCGGCCGCAACATGACGGAAGTGATGGCGACGGTTTCGCCGGAGTCGGTCAAGATGGCGATCACGATCGTCGTCACCGTGCCGATTCTGTTCGTCTATCCGTTTTTGCAGCGGTATTTCGTGAAAGGCATGACGCTCGGCGCGGTGAAAAGCTGA
- a CDS encoding protein lplB encodes MEAMTEPAKPEAPAVRRIGRAFAKQKWLYLMSVPFVVWLFVFHYVPVWGWTMAFQRYRPGRPFWEQEWVGFDHFVELFTDERFYLVLRNTLAMSVMGLVAGFTVPILFAVLLNELRLQWFKRTVQTISYLPHFVSWVVVAGLVSKMLSVDGIVNDVLRWIGVVDQPVQFMAKGEWFWWIVTASDVWKETGWNSIIYLAAMTGIDPELYEAARVDGAGRWRQIRHVTLPGIRTTVIVLMIMSIGHLTAIGFEKQFLLGNPLVVDYAEVVDLYALKYGIGMNRFSFGTAVGMFNSIVSILLLFVANGLFKRYTKESIM; translated from the coding sequence ATGGAAGCGATGACAGAACCGGCAAAGCCGGAGGCGCCCGCGGTTCGTCGGATCGGCCGGGCGTTTGCGAAGCAGAAATGGTTGTACCTGATGTCGGTTCCGTTCGTCGTCTGGTTGTTCGTCTTTCACTATGTTCCCGTATGGGGCTGGACGATGGCGTTTCAGCGTTATCGGCCCGGCCGGCCGTTCTGGGAGCAGGAGTGGGTCGGGTTTGACCACTTTGTAGAGCTTTTTACGGACGAGCGGTTTTATCTGGTGTTGCGCAACACGCTGGCGATGAGCGTCATGGGGCTTGTCGCCGGCTTCACGGTGCCGATTCTGTTCGCCGTGCTGCTCAACGAGCTGCGCCTGCAATGGTTTAAGCGGACGGTCCAGACGATCTCGTATCTGCCGCACTTCGTGTCGTGGGTCGTCGTCGCCGGGCTCGTGTCGAAAATGTTGTCGGTCGACGGCATTGTCAACGATGTATTGCGCTGGATCGGTGTCGTGGACCAGCCGGTACAGTTCATGGCTAAGGGAGAATGGTTTTGGTGGATTGTAACCGCTTCTGATGTGTGGAAAGAGACCGGATGGAACTCGATCATTTATTTGGCGGCGATGACGGGCATCGATCCCGAGCTGTACGAGGCGGCGCGCGTCGACGGCGCGGGACGGTGGCGACAAATCCGGCACGTTACACTGCCGGGTATCCGCACGACGGTCATCGTGCTGATGATCATGTCGATCGGGCATTTGACCGCGATCGGGTTTGAAAAGCAGTTTCTGCTCGGCAACCCGCTCGTCGTCGACTATGCGGAAGTCGTCGACCTGTACGCGCTGAAATACGGCATCGGCATGAACCGGTTTTCGTTCGGCACGGCGGTCGGCATGTTCAATTCGATCGTCAGCATTTTGCTGCTGTTCGTCGCCAACGGTCTTTTCAAACGCTACACGAAGGAGAGCATCATGTGA
- a CDS encoding beta-galactosidase: protein MAGVTDAFRGKLKKMPYGGDYYPEQWDRSVWKEDMRLFRLAGIDFVRVNIFGWTECQPDEETYRFEWLDEVLDMLHRHDIRVGLGTGTAAHPAWMAKRYPDILRVDFEGRKRKYGSRHNSCPNSPTYRRFAPLLAEKLAERYKDHPALLLWNVSNEFGGECYCENCEKAFRVWLRRRYGTLERLNEAWNTKFWSHTFQDWDEIVAPNMLSEHFGPTNTAFQGISLDYARFNSDSLLECYLLEYAAIKRHMPDAVVTTNLMGAYKPLDYFKWAKHFDVVAWDNYPAIDTPASYTAMMHDLMRGLKNGQPFLLMEQTPSQQNWQPYNSLKRPGVMRLQSYQAVARGADSVCFFQMRRSIGACEKFHGAVVEHAGHEHTRVFRECAELGRELRELADATIGARVGAKVAVLFDWENWWAVEYSSGPSVALKYLEQVHNVYRALYDQNIPVDLIGVETDLEKYAIVAAPVLYMLKPGFAERVESFVRAGGTFLTTFFSGVVDENDRVFAGGYPGPLRRVLGIWVEERDALPPDRHNRIVVRRALGPLAGEFACSILFDILHCETAETIAVYGEDFYAGTPAVTVNRFGEGEAWYVASSAEPSFWTKLFAYLCESRGISAPAAAPEGVEAVLRVKPGREFLFLLNHANRKAEVDVGAAKALDRLTGRAVSGVVELPPYGVAILERRTAESTRPSR from the coding sequence ATGGCAGGCGTGACGGATGCGTTCAGAGGAAAACTGAAGAAAATGCCTTACGGCGGTGATTATTACCCCGAACAATGGGACCGGTCGGTCTGGAAAGAAGACATGCGGTTATTCCGGTTGGCCGGGATCGATTTCGTGCGCGTCAACATTTTCGGCTGGACGGAGTGTCAACCCGACGAAGAGACGTACCGGTTCGAATGGCTGGATGAGGTGCTCGACATGCTGCATCGCCACGACATCCGCGTCGGGCTCGGCACGGGTACCGCGGCGCATCCCGCCTGGATGGCGAAGCGGTATCCGGATATTTTGCGCGTCGATTTCGAAGGCAGAAAGCGCAAGTACGGCTCGCGGCACAATTCGTGCCCGAACAGCCCGACGTACCGCCGCTTCGCGCCGCTTCTGGCGGAAAAGCTGGCGGAGCGGTACAAGGATCACCCCGCGCTGCTCTTATGGAACGTCTCGAACGAGTTCGGCGGCGAGTGTTACTGCGAAAACTGCGAGAAGGCGTTCCGCGTTTGGCTCCGCCGCCGCTACGGCACGCTGGAGCGGTTGAACGAGGCGTGGAACACGAAGTTTTGGAGCCATACGTTCCAAGATTGGGACGAGATCGTCGCACCCAACATGCTGAGCGAGCATTTCGGTCCGACGAACACGGCGTTTCAGGGCATTTCGCTCGATTACGCGCGGTTTAATTCGGACAGCTTGCTGGAATGCTACCTGCTCGAGTACGCGGCGATCAAGCGGCACATGCCGGACGCCGTCGTGACGACGAACCTGATGGGCGCCTACAAGCCGCTTGATTATTTCAAGTGGGCGAAACATTTCGACGTCGTCGCCTGGGACAATTATCCGGCAATCGATACGCCGGCGAGCTACACGGCGATGATGCACGACCTGATGCGCGGGCTCAAGAACGGGCAGCCGTTTCTCTTGATGGAGCAGACGCCGAGCCAGCAAAACTGGCAGCCGTACAATTCGCTCAAGCGCCCCGGCGTCATGCGGCTGCAAAGTTACCAGGCCGTCGCGCGCGGCGCCGATTCGGTCTGCTTTTTCCAGATGCGGAGGTCGATTGGGGCGTGCGAAAAGTTTCACGGCGCCGTCGTCGAGCACGCCGGGCACGAACATACGCGCGTTTTCCGCGAGTGCGCCGAGCTCGGCCGTGAATTGCGGGAACTCGCCGACGCGACGATCGGCGCGCGCGTCGGGGCGAAGGTTGCCGTGCTGTTCGACTGGGAAAACTGGTGGGCCGTCGAATACTCGAGCGGACCGAGCGTGGCGCTGAAATATTTGGAACAGGTCCATAACGTTTATCGCGCGTTGTATGATCAAAATATTCCGGTCGATCTGATCGGTGTCGAAACCGATCTGGAAAAATACGCGATCGTCGCCGCTCCCGTGCTGTACATGCTGAAGCCGGGGTTCGCCGAGCGCGTCGAATCGTTCGTCCGCGCCGGCGGAACGTTCCTCACGACCTTTTTTAGCGGCGTCGTGGACGAAAACGACCGCGTCTTTGCGGGCGGTTATCCCGGGCCGCTTCGCCGCGTGCTCGGCATCTGGGTCGAGGAACGCGACGCGCTGCCGCCCGATCGGCATAATCGGATCGTCGTGCGCCGCGCGCTCGGGCCGCTGGCCGGTGAATTTGCCTGCTCGATTCTTTTCGACATTCTGCACTGCGAGACGGCGGAGACAATCGCCGTCTATGGCGAAGACTTTTACGCCGGCACGCCCGCGGTCACCGTCAATCGGTTCGGCGAAGGCGAAGCGTGGTACGTCGCGTCGAGCGCTGAACCGTCGTTCTGGACAAAACTGTTCGCCTATTTGTGCGAAAGCCGCGGCATTTCGGCGCCGGCGGCGGCTCCCGAGGGCGTCGAGGCGGTGTTGCGCGTCAAGCCCGGCCGGGAGTTTCTGTTTTTGCTCAACCACGCGAACCGGAAAGCGGAGGTGGACGTCGGCGCCGCGAAAGCGCTCGATCGGCTGACCGGCCGCGCCGTCTCCGGCGTCGTCGAGCTTCCGCCGTACGGAGTCGCGATTCTGGAACGCCGCACCGCAGAGTCGACCCGGCCTTCACGGTGA
- a CDS encoding peptide ABC transporter substrate-binding protein, with protein sequence MSRLQGAKRLVFKGFLTASLGVGLTACPAVGERAPKPTDPPGSAPKLSWMAIQYTRVQPRDTVLRRIEKETGVDLEIWWVPDEHKDGKIDTALVTDFPTDVVTIVDLFNPVFRKAVREGKFWEIGPYLREYPNLQKMNPLILKNIEIEGKIYGIYRERDLSRQGIIYRRDWLERLGLTEPRSVDDLYRIMKAFTEQDPDRDGVRDTYGLADRADLRFGAFKTLASYFGAPNEWGVRDGRLLPEFMFEPYREAMRFMRRLYREGLVNPDFALSSKSKQWDLFAQGKAGVYIGNLDDAVNLYHAALPYDPSVRIDMTNRIAGRDGCCRVWSQAGHNGMFVFPKSRIRTQERLRQVLAFFDRLADPDIGNYLHYGIEGIHYRVVDGRVQEIEGTEERREAEVRPLLSLIGLDNRSLEPGGNPLKMKSEALTADNLRFLVPNPAESLVSETWLERRDELDGIIRDATFRFILGQLDENGFDAAVSAWRNAGGDRVIEEINAAYRNALWRASSP encoded by the coding sequence ATGTCGCGGTTGCAAGGCGCAAAACGGCTGGTTTTCAAAGGTTTTTTGACCGCGTCGCTCGGCGTCGGTCTGACGGCCTGTCCGGCCGTCGGCGAGCGGGCGCCGAAACCGACCGACCCGCCCGGCTCCGCGCCGAAGCTGTCCTGGATGGCGATCCAGTATACCCGCGTTCAGCCGAGGGACACGGTGCTCCGGCGTATCGAGAAGGAAACGGGCGTCGACCTTGAGATCTGGTGGGTGCCGGACGAGCACAAGGACGGCAAGATCGACACGGCGCTCGTCACAGATTTTCCGACGGACGTCGTCACGATCGTCGATCTGTTCAATCCGGTATTCCGTAAGGCGGTCCGCGAAGGGAAGTTTTGGGAGATCGGGCCGTATCTTCGCGAATATCCGAATTTGCAAAAAATGAATCCGCTGATTTTAAAAAATATAGAGATAGAAGGGAAAATATATGGTATTTATCGAGAACGCGATCTGTCGCGGCAAGGCATCATTTACCGCCGCGATTGGCTGGAGCGGCTCGGCCTGACGGAGCCCCGCTCGGTCGACGACTTATACAGGATCATGAAAGCTTTTACCGAACAAGATCCCGACCGCGACGGCGTCCGCGACACGTACGGCCTGGCCGACCGCGCCGATCTGCGGTTCGGCGCGTTCAAGACGCTCGCTTCCTATTTCGGCGCCCCGAACGAGTGGGGGGTTCGCGACGGGCGGCTGTTGCCGGAATTCATGTTCGAGCCGTACCGCGAGGCGATGCGGTTTATGCGGCGGCTTTACCGGGAAGGGCTTGTGAACCCCGATTTTGCGCTGTCCAGCAAGTCGAAGCAGTGGGACCTGTTCGCCCAGGGAAAAGCCGGCGTCTACATCGGCAATCTCGACGACGCCGTCAACCTGTACCACGCCGCCCTGCCGTACGACCCGTCGGTCCGGATCGACATGACCAACCGGATCGCCGGACGGGACGGTTGTTGCCGCGTCTGGTCTCAGGCCGGGCATAACGGGATGTTCGTGTTTCCGAAATCGCGTATTCGGACGCAAGAGCGTCTTCGGCAGGTGCTCGCCTTTTTCGATCGGCTGGCCGATCCGGACATCGGGAATTACCTTCATTACGGCATCGAGGGGATTCATTACCGCGTCGTCGACGGCCGCGTCCAGGAGATCGAAGGTACCGAAGAGCGCAGGGAGGCCGAAGTGCGGCCGCTTTTGTCGCTGATCGGTTTGGACAATCGGTCGCTCGAGCCCGGCGGTAACCCGCTCAAGATGAAAAGCGAAGCGCTGACCGCCGACAATTTGCGGTTTCTCGTGCCGAATCCCGCCGAGTCGCTCGTGTCGGAAACATGGCTCGAACGCCGCGACGAGCTCGACGGCATCATCCGCGACGCGACGTTCCGTTTCATTTTGGGACAGTTGGACGAAAACGGTTTCGACGCCGCGGTCTCGGCATGGCGAAACGCCGGCGGCGACCGCGTCATCGAAGAAATCAACGCCGCTTACCGGAACGCGTTGTGGCGCGCGTCATCGCCTTAA
- a CDS encoding glycoside hydrolase 105 family protein — protein sequence MSRLRPEERTKAPPLLWAEAACDALMAHYPDPERLPPERRWHYHQGVFLHGMMRLWEKTGESRYLDYAKTYVDRLVDPLGNLLFARDELDAIMAGLLLFPLHARFGDPRYAAAARKLRGLFDTLNRTSEGGFWHKDKYPYQMWLDGLYMGGVFAAVYARVFGEPALVETVLLQESLMRKHMLDRRTGLLYHAWDESRRAPWADRETGCSPEFWGRSIGWYATAVADIADELPADAPARAELGGALAELLRALARYQDAATGLWYQVVDKSDRPDNWPETSCSALFVYAYARAIRRGWLEPAYAEVARKGWAGLLGRLRFDAGGRLVVPDICVGTSAGDYAHYVARPRSDNDLHGVGAFVLACVEVAQTPELRIFFMEGD from the coding sequence CTGAGCCGGCTCCGGCCGGAAGAGCGGACGAAAGCTCCGCCGCTTCTGTGGGCGGAAGCGGCGTGCGACGCGCTGATGGCGCATTATCCCGATCCGGAGCGGCTGCCGCCCGAAAGACGCTGGCATTATCACCAGGGCGTTTTTTTGCACGGGATGATGCGGCTTTGGGAAAAAACCGGCGAAAGCCGGTATCTGGACTACGCGAAAACGTACGTCGACCGGCTCGTCGATCCGCTCGGCAATTTGCTGTTCGCCCGCGACGAGCTGGACGCGATCATGGCGGGGCTGCTGCTGTTTCCGCTTCATGCGCGGTTCGGCGACCCGCGCTATGCGGCGGCGGCGCGCAAGCTGCGCGGGCTGTTCGACACGCTCAATCGCACGAGCGAAGGCGGCTTCTGGCACAAAGACAAATATCCCTACCAGATGTGGCTCGACGGCCTTTATATGGGCGGCGTGTTTGCCGCAGTATACGCGAGGGTGTTCGGCGAACCGGCGCTCGTCGAAACGGTGCTCTTGCAGGAATCGCTGATGCGCAAGCATATGCTCGACCGCCGCACCGGTCTTTTGTACCACGCCTGGGACGAATCGCGCCGGGCGCCGTGGGCGGATCGGGAAACCGGATGCTCGCCGGAATTCTGGGGCCGGTCGATCGGATGGTACGCGACGGCCGTCGCCGATATTGCTGACGAATTGCCGGCCGACGCCCCCGCGCGCGCGGAGCTGGGCGGCGCGCTCGCGGAATTGCTGCGCGCGCTGGCGCGCTATCAGGATGCGGCGACGGGGCTCTGGTACCAAGTCGTCGATAAAAGCGACCGCCCGGACAACTGGCCGGAGACGTCGTGTTCGGCGCTGTTCGTTTACGCCTACGCCCGGGCGATCCGGCGCGGGTGGCTGGAACCGGCGTACGCCGAGGTCGCCCGCAAAGGCTGGGCCGGCCTCCTCGGCCGGCTGCGGTTCGACGCCGGCGGGCGGCTCGTCGTTCCCGACATTTGCGTCGGCACATCGGCCGGCGATTACGCCCATTACGTCGCGCGGCCGCGCTCTGACAACGACCTGCACGGCGTCGGCGCGTTCGTGTTGGCATGTGTCGAAGTGGCGCAAACGCCGGAACTTAGGATTTTCTTTATGGAAGGCGACTAA